The region GTCTCTGCTGATAAAAAGCTATAAATGTGATATTCTCATTAAGTGATTAAATGTGTTTTAAAGATTGTTTCTATGTGTTTTATTTGATTTGTTGTACTGTTTTTTAAATATATATTATAAGTTAATTGTTGGTATTTTGTTATGTAAAATATTGTTTAAAGTGATTTTTATTGAAAATAAATTCAAAGTGTGGACTGTATTGTTGAATAATCTATGTTTGTACAAGAGAAATTTTTATTTACATAAAGGCTTTTATTAACTGTAATATATACCCTAATAAAACCGAAAATAACCTGTTATTCTATGGGATAGCTTGTGTATACCGTTACTTTTAAACGTCAAATATACCTATATAGGTACTGAAAGGAGAGGGTAAAGCGATTAATAGTATTGTCAATCAGTTCAATCTTATTTGTGATTTTAAATTAGATAGAACTTCACTTATTCATTAGAATATGACCTTATAATGCTTGATTGAAAAATTACAAGTCTACTTTTATTGTTAATGTATATGTATTTAATTTGCTGATTTTTAATTGTTTGGTTTTTTGTTTTTGAAATAAATGTCAATAAAAATATATTGAGTTAATTTAATGGCATAATAATTGTTTAGTTGTCAATATGCGAATAAAGTGGTTGAAAAAAAATAGAATTAAAAAATGCGAAAAATATGAAAAATAGTGAAAGTGTAATTAAGAAGTTAAAACAGTTATTAGGAATCAAAACTGATTTAGAATTAGCTAATATATTAGAGGTAAAACCAAATACAGTTTCTTCATGGAAATCTAGAGAAACTTTGCAATATGAAAAAATCATGAATCTGTGTAAAGAACACAAAATAGATTTGAATGAGTTGTTTTTCTCTAATACACATAAAGTGTTTAATACAGATTTGCAAAAGAGAAAGGTCAAAATGATATCAGTAGATCACCACTTTGAGTATTTCTTAAATCCAGAGAGAACGTGGGCTACATCACCTAGTTTTGTTTTTCCAACGGAAGAAGAAATTGATACAGCCTTTCAGATTTCGGCAGAGAATATGTATCCTACTGTTAAGGTGTCTTCGTATGTTTTGACAAAAAGAATAACAATCGAAGATATTAAACCATGGGGTATTTATGTAGTAGTCATAGAAGGTAAAGGGGTATTGTGTTATAGATTTAAGAGATATACAGAGAGTGGTGAGTTATCATTTATTAGTGATAATGAGACCTACGATAATTTGGTTGTTAGCCCTCAGGATGTTAGGGAAGTATTCTGTGTAAGAGGAGCTTTCTTAGGGAATTTGAAAAATCTTTCATAGTTTTTATATTTATTTTAGTAAAAGGGTTTTCACTATGTGGAAACCTTTTTTTTATATTCACTTTGATTAATTAAGGGGATGTTGATTCTTGCGCAATAGAATCAAATTGTTTTTAAAGAAATAGAATCATCTTGATGAGTTGGAGAGATACAGATTTAAATTTAGTGTAATAGACTAGGAAAGAGTGTTTTTTGCTTAAAAGGAGTGTTTAAGTTAGGTAAACATAAGGATTTATATTAACAATTAGATTATTGAATTTTATTAGGGAATTGCCTTGTATTTGTTTAGAATGTTCTAAATTTGAAGTGATATTTTGAATAATAAAATAGATTAAGATATGAGTCAAGAAGTTAGAGGATTAGAGCCTAAGAACTTATGGAACAAGTTCGCTGATCTAAACGCAGTGCCACGTCCTTCAAAGAAAGAAGAACGTGTGATTGAGTTTATGATGAACTTTGGTAAGTCTTTAGGTTTAGAAACTATAAAAGATGAAGTAGGTAATGTTATTATTAAAAAGCCTGCTACTAAAGGAATGGAGAACAGAAAGACTATTGTGATGCAATCACACTTAGATATGGTTCACCAAAAAAATAACGATACAGTATTTGACTTCGACACACAAGGAATCGACATGTATGTAGAAGATGGATGGGTTAGAGCTAGAGGTACTACATTAGGTGCTGATAACGGTATCGGTGTGGCTTCTATCATGGCTATCTTAGAGAGTAATGAAATCCCTCACCCAGCTATCGAAGCGTTATTTACTATCGATGAAGAGACTGGTATGACTGGTGCTAAAGGCCTTCAAGGTGGTATGTTAGAAGGAGAGATTCTTTTGAACTTAGATACTGAAGAGGATGACGAGATAGATATCGGATGTGCTGGTGGTGTGGATGTAACTGCATCTGCTGAATATGATGAAGAAGCTACTCCAGAAGGATCTGTAGGATATAGAATCACTGTAAAAGGTCTTAAAGGAGGTCACTCTGGTATGGATATTCACAAGGGGTTAGGAAATGCAAATAAGATCATGAATAGATTGTTATTTGATGCTTTTGACAACTTTGGATTACAGATTGCTAAGATTAAAGGCGGAAGTTTGCGTAATGCTATTCCTAGAGAGAGCGTTGCTGAGGTAATCATCGCAAGTACTTTTGACGAGGCATTCGTATTTGATATGATGTCTATCGTAGATGAAATCAAAGCTGAGTTACATACTGTAGACCCTGACTTTGAAGTAGTATTTGATAAGTTAGAAGAAGCAGAGACTCCTAAGTTAGTAATGCCTTCTATGGCACAGTACTTCTTTGTGAGATCGATGTATACAGCTCATAATGGTGTACACCGTATGGCTCCTGACTTCGAAGATTTAGTAGAAGCATCTAATAATATCGCTAAGGTAGAATTAGGAGATGGAAAGTTAGTAGTGAAGTGTCTAACGCGTTCGTCAGTAGAATCATCTAAGTTAGATGTAGCTAATGGATTGCGTTCTGCATTCGAATTAATGGGATGTGAAGTAGAGTTCTCTGGTTCTTACCCAGGATGGACTCCTAACTCAGAATCTGAAATCTTAGATGTATTAGTAGATATCTACGAAAAACAAGTAGGAGAGAAACCAAGTGTAGTAGCTTGTCACGCTGGATTAGAGTGTGGTATCTTAGGAACTAACTATCCTGATATGGATATGATTTCTTTTGGACCTACTATCCGTGGAGCTCATTCCCCTGTAGAGCGTGCTAATATCGCATCTGTACAGAAATATTGGAAATTCTTATTAGAGATTTTAACTCAGATACCTGAGAAGAAATAATCTAATATAGTTACATATAGAAGACGCCTTAATCGGCGTCTTTTTTATTGTTGTTATTTTAGTAAGGATAGATAACCTTTTTTGAGGCTATAGAAAAATTAATGTTTAATTAAGATTAAACTGTTATGAAATTAGTACTTTAGACGTTATCAAATAAAAACTCAATATTTATGAAAAAATCACTTTTAGCCTTAGCTTTTATTGGAGCTTTTGCAATCTCTTGTGGTGAGAAAAAAGATGCGAATACAACAGAACCAACTACTGAAACTACAACAGAGCAAGTAGAAGCACCTGTAGCAAAAGAGTTGACCTACACAATGGAATGGACAGCTTTTAAAACTCCTAAAAAAGTAGGTGTTAAAGGAACTTTTACAGATATCAAATTAAATGATGTCAAAGCTGATGCAGCGACTTTAGAAGAATCTTTAAAAGGAGCTAACTTCGTGATTACTACTTCGTCTGTAAGTACTAATGATGCAGGAAGAGATGAGAAATTAAAAGTAGAGTTCTTCGCTAAGATGATGGGAAATATCAATGGTTTCTTTGGAGAGTTTAAAGACGGTAAAGTAATGGTAAACTTGACAATGAATGGAGTAAGTAAAGAGAAAGAGTTTACTTACACAGTAGAAGGAGATGCGCTTAAGTTAAATGGAGGTATTGACATCATCGCAGACTTTACAGCACAAGCAGCTTTTGATAGCTTACATACAGCTTGTAAAGATTTACACGAAGGTAAAACTTTCACAGAAGTAGAGCTTTCTGCAGAGATTAAAAAATAATTAACTACTTTTGTAGTGTAATTGAAGAGGAGTATGATAAAATATTCCTCTTTTTTTTTACCTTTGCAAACCAAATAAATTATCTATTTTAGGATATGTTAGATAGACTACAAATTATTAAGCAACGTTTTGACGAAGTTTCTGACTTGATTATTCAGCCAGATGTTATAGCTGATCAAAAACGTTACGTACAGTTAAATAAAGAATATAAAGATTTAAAACAGCTAGTTGAGAAACGCGCTGAATATGTAACTCTTAAAGGTAATATGGATGAGGCTAATGAGATATTAGCTGATGGAAGTGATGCTGAGATGGTGGAGATGGCTAAGATGCAGTTAGACGAAGCTAAAGGACGTTTGCCAGAATTAGAAGAAGAGATTAAATTCTTATTGATACCAAAGGACCCTGAGGATGCTAAGAACGTAATGGTAGAGGTACGTGCTGGTACAGGTGGTGATGAGGCGAGTATCTTCGCAGGAGATTTATTCAGAATGTATACTAAATACTGTGAAGGTAGAGGATGGAGAACATCTGTAGTAGATGTGAATGAAGGAACTTCAGGAGGATATAAAGAGGTAATCTTTGAGGTAACAGGAGAGGATGTTTATGGTACATTAAAGTATGAAGCTGGAGTACATCGTGTACAGCGTGTTCCTCAAACGGAGACGCAAGGACGTGTACATACATCAGCAGCGACTGTAATGGTATTACCAGAAGCAGAAGAGTTCGATGTGCAGATAGATATGAATGATGTTCGTATTGACTTTTTCTGTTCATCAGGACCTGGAGGTCAGTCTGTAAATACAACTAAATCAGCTGTACGTATGACGCATATTCCTACAGGACTGGTAGCTCAATGTCAGGATGAGAAATCTCAACACAAAAACAAAGACAAAGCTTTAACTGTATTGCGTTCTCGTTTATACGAGATGGAGTTGGCGAAAAAACAAGCAGAAGATGCCACTAAACGTTCTTCTCAAGTAAGTAGTGGTGATAGATCTGCTAAGATTAGAACCTATAACTACCCTCAAGGACGTGTAACTGATCACCGTATAGGACTTACATTATATGATCTAGATGGTGTAATGAATGGAAATATTCAGAAAGTTATCGATGAGTTACAATTAGTAAGTAATACAGAGAAATTAAAAGAAGGAGACGTTTATTAATCGTCTTTATTAAATATTATAAACCACACTTGCTTATGTATAGTGTGGTTTTTTTTAAACTACAACTGCTGCACAATGACTACACAACAATTAATAGAGCAAATCAGAGTAAAGAAATCTTTTCTATGCGTAGGATTAGATGTTGATTTAGATAAGATACCTAGTTTTTTATTAAAAGAGGAAGATCCTATATTTAGTTTTAATAAGGCAATTATAGATGCAACTCATCAATATGCTGTCGCTTATAAGCCCAATATTGCATTTTATGAGGCTTATGGTATTAAGGGATGGATGTCACTAAACAAGACGATAGAGTATATTAATGAGTATTATCCAGAGCTATATACTATAGCAGATGCAAAGCGTGGAGATATCGGAAATACTGCTTCTATGTATGCGAAGGCATTCTTTGAGGATATGTCGTTTGATAGTGTTACTGTAGCTCCTTATATGGGGAAAGATTCGGTAGAGCCTTTCTTGGCTTTTAAAGATAAGCATACGATACTATTAGCATTAACTTCTAATAAAGGAGCTTTTGATTTTCAGACCAAAGAGGTGGATGGTAAACCGCTTTATCAGCAAGTATTAGAGACTTCTCAAGAGTATGAAAATGCAGAAAACCTAATGTATGTGGTAGGAGCAACAAAAGCAGAATACTTTGAGGAAATTAGAAAAATAGTACCTGATAGTTTCTTATTAGTACCTGGAGTAGGAGCTCAAGGAGGAAACTTACAAGATGTATGCAAATACGGATTAAATAAAAATGTAGGATTACTAATCAATTCATCTAGAGGAATTATCTTTGCATCACAGGCGGAAGATTTTGCAGAGAAAGCAGGATTAGAAGCTAAGGCTATCCAGATAGAAATGGAAGAGATATTAAATAAAATGGTATGATAGTATTAAAAGATCAGATAGGGCAAGAGCATCACTTCGAAAATGTACCCAAGAGAATAATTTCGTTAGTTCCATCACAGACAGAAACATTATGTGATTTGGGATTAGAAGATGAAATTAAGGGGATAACTAAGTTCTGTGTACACCCTTATCACTTAGGAGTAGTAAAAATAAAAGTAGGTGGAACTAAGAAGGTGCATGTAGAAAAGATAAAGGCACTTAATCCTGATATTATTATCGCTAATAAAGAGGAGAATACACTTGAGATCGTTGAAAGTCTTAAGGGGATATGTCCTGTTTGGGTAACTGATGTAGTTACTTTAGAAGATAATAAGCAAATGATTGAAGACTTCGGTGTATTGTTTAATAAAAGAACAGAAGCCAAAAAATGGAATGACAAGATTGACTTCGCGATTAAGGACTTTATGTCTTTCATCAGTACAAGAGAGCAGCAGACATCGGCTTACTTTATCTGGAGAGAGCCTTATATGGCGGCTGGAGACAATACGTTTATCAATACGCTGATGACACTAAATAAGTTTGCGAATGTATATGCTAATAAGGAAGGAAGATATCCAGAGGTAGAGATTAGAAAAATGAGAATACAGGGGGATCCCGAATTAGTGTTTTTGTCTTCTGAGCCTTATCCGTTTAAAGAAGAGCATGCGTTTGAGATAGGTAGATGTTCCCATCATGCAAAAACGATATTTGTAGATGGTGAAATGTTCTCATGGCACGGTACCCATTTACACAATGCATTTGACTATTTTAAACAGATACACAAGCGATTAGAATAAGTAGAATTAGGTTTTTGGCTGATTCTGGGTTTAACCCAATGTACTATAAATAAAAAGCCGAGTAGTGAAACTACTCGGCTTTTTTTAACTAACCCTAACTGTTATGAAATCAATCATTTTAATACAGCAAATATCAAAAAAAATTCTCAATAGGAGAGTTAATTGAATGTTATAATAATGTTATTTTTATTTTTTTGTACAAAAAACAATAATTAGTATAGTTGTTTAGTTGTTTTTGTGCTTATTTATCAATTGTTTCTTGGTAGAATTGTTTGATGTGTTATTTTTGGTTGAGTTTGTTATATTATCTTGAATTGCGAATACGTCTTTTAGTAATTTCGTATTTCTAGCTCCACCTATATTTTCTCTAATATTATTCTCTTCAATAGATATCATTTTAAATACTCCATCCATTGTTTGGGTTGTGATATAGTCTGTTAAATTAGTATTAACAGGAGATACTAAAGGAAGTGCGTTATACGTAGTTGACATTTTTTCCCAAATTACATCAGCGCCTACATCTGATAGTGAAGATTGAATTACAGGGTTAAATTTGTCATAAAGACTTTTAGTAGTACTTTTCTTTAAGTAATCAGTTGCTGCAGATTTACCTCCAATTAATATATCTTTAGCATCGCTAAAAGTCATGTTTTTAACAGCATCTACAAAAATAGGAGTAGCTTCTTTGACAGCACTTTCTGCTGCGCGATTGATTAAAGTAGTGCCTTGATCAGCTAAACTTCCCATTCCCATTCTTTTTAAAGCTTTTTCAACTTTTTTAAACTCCTCTGGCATAGCGATTTTAACTAACTCATTTTTTAAGAAACCATCAGGTTGAGACAATTTGCTAACTTGATCAGCGATTCCTTTATCTAGGGCTTCTTTAAGTCCGTTAGCTACTTTATCTTGAGTGATGTTATTGATAAGATTATTTGTTTTTTTGCTTTGAGCATTAACGATTGGGGAATTGGCTAAAGCACATATCATCAATGCAGTAGCAATCATTGTTTTTTTCATAGTGTTTTTTATTATTTTGTAATTGTATTTGCTTCTAGTTTTACTGCTTTTCTAACGACATCTAGTTTTTGTTCTATTTGAATCGTTTTGGTTATTAAAGCCTGTCTTAATTGTGTTGCGTCCAGTATGTTTGGATTAGCACCAGTTAGTTGAATTAGTTCAGTAATATCATTTTTAGTTTGTACTAATATTTGCCAAAGCTCTGTGCTTACATAAACTTGTTGTGAAACATTGTAGTCAAATTCCTGTTCTAAATGCGTAATCAGATTGATAAGGTAAAGATTCTTATCCTCAGCGTTTGGATTTACTCTAAGAACAAGTTTCTTTAGGTCTATTCGCTCCACAAGAATGACCAAGCGTTCAAAAGCTTGTAGTTTCAACGCTTGTATATCTACAGTACTTTGAGACTTTAATTGTTCTAATAGGTAAAGGTCTTTTCTGGTTTGTTTCTCCAGTATTTTATTAAAAGCCATGTACGCTATACCTGCCGTGACTAGCGCAGGAAATGTATATGCGACTAGCTGTAGTATTAAATCTATACTCATTGCGATTTTTTTTTAAACAAAAGTATGGAATATTCTGTTTTAAGTGCTAATTTTTATAGCAGTAAAAAACTTGTTATAAAGGTATAGTAATTGTAATTTTGACACTTTCGAGTAAATTAGATATGCAAAATTATATAGATCAGTTAAATGAGGCTCAAAGAGCGCCTGTACTTCAAAAAGAAGGACCAATGATAGTAATCGCTGGAGCAGGATCAGGGAAAACGAGGGTTTTGACTTTACGTATAGCTTATTTAATGCACCAAGGAGTGGATGCATTTAATATCTTATCACTGACTTTTACTAATAAAGCAGCTCGTGAAATGAAAGTTAGGATTGCACAGATAGTTGGTAGTTCTGAGGCAAAGAACTTGTGGATGGGTACATTTCACTCTGTATTTGCAAAAATACTACGAGCTGAGGCTGATAAATTAGGCTATCCAAGTAATTTTACTATCTATGATTCTCAGGATAGTCAGCGTCTTATAAGTCAGATTATTAAGGAAATGCAATTAGATAGGGATATCTATAAACCTAAAGAGATATTAAGTAGAATATCTTCATATAAGAATAGTTTAGTAACGGTTAAGGCTTATTATAATAATCCAGAACTTCAGGAGGCTGATGCGATGAGTAAAAGACCGCGTATTGGAGAAATATATGGGAATTATGTAGAGCGCTGTTTTAAGTCAGGTGCAATGGACTTTGATGACTTATTATTAAAGACCAATGAGTTGCTTACTCGTTTTCCAGATGTGTTGTCAAAATATCAAAATAGATTTAAATATATCTTAGTAGATGAGTACCAAGATACAAACCACTCACAGTATTTAATTGTAAGAGCGTTGTCAGATCGCTTTCAGAATATTTGTGTGGTAGGAGATGATGCTCAGAGTATCTATGCCTTTAGAGGGGCAAATATTAACAATATATTGAACTTCCAGAAAGATTATGAAGGGGTGCAAACGTATCGACTAGAACAGAATTATCGTTCTTCTAGAAATATAGTAGAGGCGGCGAACTCTGTTATCGATAACAATAAGGTGAAGTTAGATAAAGTAGTATGGACTGCTAATGATAATGGACCAAAAATAAAAGTACACCGATCTTTAACAGATGGAGAGGAAGGACGTTTTGTAGCGTCAACAATCTTTGAAGAAAGAATGCAGAATCAAAAGAACAATAGTGATTTTGCTATTTTATATAGAACCAATGCGCAGTCACGTGCGATGGAGGATGCCCTGCGTAAAAAAGATATCCCTTATCGCATATATGGAGGATTGTCGTTCTATCAACGCAAAGAAATCAAGGATGTATTATGTTACTTAAGATTAGTGATTAATCCCAAGGATGAAGAGGCGCTAGTGCGTGTGATAAATTATCCTGCTAGAGGTATTGGAAATACTACAATGGATAAATTAACTATAGCAGCTAATCACTATAAGCGTTCGATATTTGAAGTTATAGAGCATATCGATAAAATCGACTTGAAGATTACTGCAGGAACGCGTAATAAGTTGAGTGACTTTAGCAATATGGTTAAGGCGTTTCAAGCATTAGAAACAACAATGGATGCCTATCAGTTAACAGAGCATATCGTGAAGAAGACTGGACTGGTACAAGAGATGCGAAAAGATACTACACCTGAGGGGATCACTCGTATGGAAAATATAGAGGAACTTCTAAATGGTATTAAAGACTTTATCGATGGGCAGAAAGAAGTGGACGGTGCTAGGGGAGCTTTAAGTGAGTTCATGGAAGATGTGGCATTAGCTACGGATTTAGATAAAGATACAGGAGATGATGATAGAGTAGCGTTAATGACTATTCACTTGGCTAAGGGGCTTGAGTTTCCTACGGTATTCTGTGTAGGGATGGAGGAAGATTTGTTTCCAAGTGCGATGAGTATGAATACAAGAAGTGAGTTAGAAGAGGAGAGAAGGTTGTTTTATGTGGCACTAACTCGTGCAGAGCATCAGGCATATCTTACTTATGCTCAATCTAGATATAGATGGGGTAAATTAGTAGATAGTGATCCTTCGCGCTTTATAGAAGAGGTCAAGGATGAATATCTAGAGTATTTGACTCCTGTAGAGACAAACTATAGGTATAAGCCGACGATTAATGCAGATATTTTTGGTGATGTAGATAAGAGTAAACTGCGATTAACTAAACCTGTAGGAGGTACTCCACCTGCTTACGTTACAGATAATGAAGAACCAAGAGAGAATCGAAATATTAGGAAACTAAAACCAGTAGATGCTTCAAGTGCTAAAGTGACCAGTTTGACAAATGGGAATCAAGATTTAGTGGTGGGACAAACTGTAATGCATGAGCGCTTTGGGAAAGGAGTTATTATAGGATTAGAAGGAATGGGGGCGGATAAGAAAGCAGAAATTAAATTCGATGTAGGTGGAATCAAAAAACTACTTCTGAGATTTGCTAAGCTTCAAGTTTTATAGTAAATTTAAGTAAACTAATAATAGTAAGTATGTCACAGTTTATAAAAATCTATCCTGAGAATCCAAGTGAAAAAGAGATAGATAAAGTAGTAAAGGTATTAAGAGATGGAGGATTAGTTATCTATCCAACAGATACCGTATATGGGTTGGGATGTGATATTTCGAATTCAAAAGCTTTAGAGAAGATAGCCAAGATAAAAGGGGTTAAGTTAGAGAAAGCTAACTTTTCTTTTATATGTCATGATTTGAGCAATATTTCAACTTATGTGAAACAAATAGATACATCTACGTTTAAAATACTTAAAAAGGCATTGCCAGGTCCATATACATTCATTCTACCAGGTAATAATGACTTGCCTAAGGATTTTAAGAAGAAAAAAACAGTAGGTATTCGTGTTCCTGATAATAATATTGCACGAGAGATAGTGCGAAAATTAGGTAATCCTATAGTGTCTACTTCTATCTACGATGAAGATGAAATACTGGAGTATACTACCGATCCTGAATTAATCTTCGAGAAATGGCAGAATATTGTCGATTTAGTTATAGATGGAGGGTATGGAAATAATGAAGCTTCAACAGTAATCGATCTCTCAGGAGAGGAACCAGAAGTTATCAGAGTTGGTAAAGGAGATACTGATATCTTCTAAAAGAATAGATTAAAATTAAAGAATAAATAATTAACAAGGTTAATTTATAGTTACAAAGTATATAACCTTAATTAAATTAGGGTTTTTCAAACTGAATTGTTATTTTTGTAACTGTTTAAATTAAAAGCTAAACGTATCACACTATGAATTTACATGAATTTCAAGGTAAAGAAATATTAGCTAGCTACGGTGTAAGAGTACAACGTGGATTAGTAGCTAACAACGCGGAAGAAGCAGTTGAAAAAGCAAAACAACTTACAGAAGAAACTGGAACAAGTTGGTATGTAATTAAAGCTCAAATCCATGCAGGAGGAAGAGGTAAAGGAGGAGGAGTTAAGTTGGCTAAAAACTTAGACGAAGTAAAAACAATCGCTGGTAACATTATCGGTATGGATTTAATTACTCCGCAAACTCCACCAGAAGGTAAAAAAGTTAATCGCGTATTAGTTGCTGAGGACGTTTACTACCCAGGAGAAAGTGAAGTTAGTGAGTTTTACATGTCAGTATTACTTGATAGAGCTAAAGGACGTAACATGATTATGTATTCTACTGAAGGTGGAATGGATATCGAAGAAGTTGCTGAAAATACTCCACACTTAATCTTTAAAGAAGAAATTGATCCTGCTGTAGGATTACAAGGATTCCAAGCTAGAAGAATTGCTTTTAACTTAGGATTATCTGGAAATGCACACAAAGAAATGGTTAAGTTCGTAGATGCTTTATACAAAGCATATATCGGAAGTGACTCTTCTATGTTTGAGATCAACCCAGTATTAAAAACTTCAGATAACATGATTTTAGCTGTTGATGCAAAAGTTACTCTTGATGATAACGCATTATACAGACAAAAAACATACGCTGAATACAGAGATACAACTGAAGAAAGACCAATCGAAGTAGAAGCTAAAGAAGCTGGATTAAACTACGTAGATTTAGATGGTACTGTAGGATGTATGGTTAACGGAGCTGGATTAGCAATGGCTACTATGGATTTAATTAAGTATGCTGGTTTCGAGCCTGCTAACTTCTTAGACGTAGGAGGAACTGCTGATGCTAAACGTGTTGAAATCGCTTTCCGTATTATCTTAAAAGATCCTAACGTAAAAGCTATCTTAATTAACATCTTCGGAGGAATCGTTCGTTGTGACCGTGTTGCTCAAGGTGTAGTTGATGCATACAAAAACATGGGAGATGATATTAAAGTGCCAATCATTGTTCGTTTACAAGGAACAAATGCTGAATTAGCAAAAGAAATCATTGACCAATCAGGTATGCCAATCTTATCTGCTATCGCTTTCCAAGAAGCTGCAGACCAAGTTAAAGTTGCTTTATCATAATTGATTTAAAAGTTATAGGAAAAGGCGAACTCATTTGAGTTCGCCTTTTTTATTGTATTTGTTCTGTCGTGTAAGGGTAGAGGGAAATAAAAAAGCTATTCAATAAACTGAATAGCTTTTTTTATTATTTTGATTTTTTACCATTATTAAATTTAATTCCTGCTAAAGGAGATTTAGGTAAGTCCTTTTTGTTAAAAGTACTTTTCTTTTTATTGTCTGCAGATTTGTTAGCAGGTTTAGCGTAAGATTTGCCTTTACTTTCAGTCTTCTTCTGTTCTTTAAAGGGTTTTACTTCTGCTTTATTAGAGGTAAGTACTTCTGTTGGATTTTTAGGATTTTCTTTCGTTCCTCTTAAGTGGATAACTAATCCGTTTAAGAAGTTTCTAAGAATCTGATCTCCACATTCTACGTATTTAGGATGATCCTCATTTCTAAATAGACTTCCAACTTCAGCTTTCGAAATTCTAAAATCAACTAACTCTAGAATTTCTACTATTTGATCGTCGCGTAATTGTAAAGCGACTCTCAGTTTCTTTAATATATCGTTATTGTTCATTCAATGTCTTTTTGCAAAGGTAATTAAAATATCTACAGTT is a window of Myroides oncorhynchi DNA encoding:
- a CDS encoding LexA family transcriptional regulator is translated as MKNSESVIKKLKQLLGIKTDLELANILEVKPNTVSSWKSRETLQYEKIMNLCKEHKIDLNELFFSNTHKVFNTDLQKRKVKMISVDHHFEYFLNPERTWATSPSFVFPTEEEIDTAFQISAENMYPTVKVSSYVLTKRITIEDIKPWGIYVVVIEGKGVLCYRFKRYTESGELSFISDNETYDNLVVSPQDVREVFCVRGAFLGNLKNLS
- a CDS encoding aminoacyl-histidine dipeptidase is translated as MSQEVRGLEPKNLWNKFADLNAVPRPSKKEERVIEFMMNFGKSLGLETIKDEVGNVIIKKPATKGMENRKTIVMQSHLDMVHQKNNDTVFDFDTQGIDMYVEDGWVRARGTTLGADNGIGVASIMAILESNEIPHPAIEALFTIDEETGMTGAKGLQGGMLEGEILLNLDTEEDDEIDIGCAGGVDVTASAEYDEEATPEGSVGYRITVKGLKGGHSGMDIHKGLGNANKIMNRLLFDAFDNFGLQIAKIKGGSLRNAIPRESVAEVIIASTFDEAFVFDMMSIVDEIKAELHTVDPDFEVVFDKLEEAETPKLVMPSMAQYFFVRSMYTAHNGVHRMAPDFEDLVEASNNIAKVELGDGKLVVKCLTRSSVESSKLDVANGLRSAFELMGCEVEFSGSYPGWTPNSESEILDVLVDIYEKQVGEKPSVVACHAGLECGILGTNYPDMDMISFGPTIRGAHSPVERANIASVQKYWKFLLEILTQIPEKK
- a CDS encoding YceI family protein — its product is MKKSLLALAFIGAFAISCGEKKDANTTEPTTETTTEQVEAPVAKELTYTMEWTAFKTPKKVGVKGTFTDIKLNDVKADAATLEESLKGANFVITTSSVSTNDAGRDEKLKVEFFAKMMGNINGFFGEFKDGKVMVNLTMNGVSKEKEFTYTVEGDALKLNGGIDIIADFTAQAAFDSLHTACKDLHEGKTFTEVELSAEIKK
- the prfA gene encoding peptide chain release factor 1, translating into MLDRLQIIKQRFDEVSDLIIQPDVIADQKRYVQLNKEYKDLKQLVEKRAEYVTLKGNMDEANEILADGSDAEMVEMAKMQLDEAKGRLPELEEEIKFLLIPKDPEDAKNVMVEVRAGTGGDEASIFAGDLFRMYTKYCEGRGWRTSVVDVNEGTSGGYKEVIFEVTGEDVYGTLKYEAGVHRVQRVPQTETQGRVHTSAATVMVLPEAEEFDVQIDMNDVRIDFFCSSGPGGQSVNTTKSAVRMTHIPTGLVAQCQDEKSQHKNKDKALTVLRSRLYEMELAKKQAEDATKRSSQVSSGDRSAKIRTYNYPQGRVTDHRIGLTLYDLDGVMNGNIQKVIDELQLVSNTEKLKEGDVY
- the pyrF gene encoding orotidine-5'-phosphate decarboxylase; the encoded protein is MTTQQLIEQIRVKKSFLCVGLDVDLDKIPSFLLKEEDPIFSFNKAIIDATHQYAVAYKPNIAFYEAYGIKGWMSLNKTIEYINEYYPELYTIADAKRGDIGNTASMYAKAFFEDMSFDSVTVAPYMGKDSVEPFLAFKDKHTILLALTSNKGAFDFQTKEVDGKPLYQQVLETSQEYENAENLMYVVGATKAEYFEEIRKIVPDSFLLVPGVGAQGGNLQDVCKYGLNKNVGLLINSSRGIIFASQAEDFAEKAGLEAKAIQIEMEEILNKMV
- a CDS encoding ABC transporter substrate-binding protein; this encodes MIVLKDQIGQEHHFENVPKRIISLVPSQTETLCDLGLEDEIKGITKFCVHPYHLGVVKIKVGGTKKVHVEKIKALNPDIIIANKEENTLEIVESLKGICPVWVTDVVTLEDNKQMIEDFGVLFNKRTEAKKWNDKIDFAIKDFMSFISTREQQTSAYFIWREPYMAAGDNTFINTLMTLNKFANVYANKEGRYPEVEIRKMRIQGDPELVFLSSEPYPFKEEHAFEIGRCSHHAKTIFVDGEMFSWHGTHLHNAFDYFKQIHKRLE
- a CDS encoding DUF4197 domain-containing protein, with the protein product MKKTMIATALMICALANSPIVNAQSKKTNNLINNITQDKVANGLKEALDKGIADQVSKLSQPDGFLKNELVKIAMPEEFKKVEKALKRMGMGSLADQGTTLINRAAESAVKEATPIFVDAVKNMTFSDAKDILIGGKSAATDYLKKSTTKSLYDKFNPVIQSSLSDVGADVIWEKMSTTYNALPLVSPVNTNLTDYITTQTMDGVFKMISIEENNIRENIGGARNTKLLKDVFAIQDNITNSTKNNTSNNSTKKQLINKHKNN